A single region of the Sphingobium sp. EP60837 genome encodes:
- the prsK gene encoding XrtA/PEP-CTERM system histidine kinase PrsK, which translates to MGVLLQFVGDWGHALAAVLFAAIGIFILRRREDVVEQRMLAVAVLLTSCWSLYVSFGGVDKPLTGIGENIRNAAWLLLLFVMLRREAADRAGSMVAIGSVYAAVAGLILLQTFTDLIWRQLPSASDLHHRLVQVSLSLHMMTAIGSLMLVHHLYISWPPQQRGRVALLLGALAAMWTYDFNLYVIGYFAINRANELYALRGPLMALLAPVIAAGMRRDKAQVQLSRALTFRALSLMSITLYVIVVAALAVAIELIAGPYARVIEIGCVFFMAVSALVLLPSPRMRALWKVQVAKHVFQHRYDYRSEWMRFGNTIGRPGNDAPPLSERVAKAVADITDSPAAILMLRSDDGALTFEMQWNWEGELPENAVIPPPLALLIECSGWIIDIDQGPTLQEAGEMPDWMRADSRAWVLVPLIHFGRLIGAILLARPAIDRRLDWEDLDMLRTVGRQAASYLSEAQGQQALNDAQRFDEFNRRFAFIMHDVKNLVSQLSLLARNAERHAENPDFRADMVLTLKESVGKMNDMLARLSQHHKARTEEPRPMSLGEVASKIANSRSRQHAIRLIGAAPLALADPARVEQIIVHLLQNAIDASDAGHPVEIRLGGDERSATVDVIDQGRGMTAEYIRRDLFKPFSSSKAGGFGIGAFEARALAQSMAGSIKVESKPGVGSRFTLCLPLALSQETKGEAA; encoded by the coding sequence ATGGGAGTTTTACTGCAATTTGTTGGGGATTGGGGCCATGCGCTCGCCGCCGTCCTGTTTGCGGCGATTGGCATATTTATCCTGCGCCGTCGCGAGGACGTGGTGGAGCAGCGCATGCTGGCGGTCGCTGTGCTGCTCACCTCCTGCTGGTCGCTTTATGTATCGTTCGGAGGCGTCGATAAGCCGCTGACCGGGATCGGCGAGAATATTCGTAATGCCGCCTGGCTGCTGCTGCTGTTCGTGATGTTGCGCAGGGAGGCTGCGGACCGGGCAGGATCGATGGTGGCGATCGGGTCAGTCTATGCCGCAGTGGCAGGCTTGATCCTATTGCAGACCTTTACCGACCTGATCTGGCGGCAACTGCCCAGCGCCAGCGACCTGCACCACAGGCTGGTACAGGTGTCCTTGAGCCTGCACATGATGACGGCGATCGGTAGCCTGATGCTGGTCCATCATCTCTATATAAGCTGGCCGCCACAACAGCGTGGCCGGGTGGCGCTGCTGCTCGGCGCGCTCGCGGCAATGTGGACTTATGATTTCAACCTCTATGTGATCGGCTATTTCGCGATCAACCGGGCCAATGAGCTTTACGCGCTGCGCGGACCGTTGATGGCGTTGCTGGCGCCCGTCATCGCGGCGGGTATGCGACGGGACAAGGCCCAGGTGCAACTCTCGCGCGCACTCACCTTTCGCGCGCTTTCGCTGATGTCCATCACGCTCTACGTCATTGTTGTGGCGGCACTGGCGGTGGCGATCGAGCTGATCGCTGGACCCTATGCGCGAGTGATCGAGATTGGTTGTGTCTTCTTCATGGCGGTAAGCGCCTTGGTGCTGCTGCCGTCGCCACGGATGCGCGCATTGTGGAAGGTGCAGGTGGCAAAACATGTCTTTCAGCATCGCTATGATTATCGCAGCGAGTGGATGCGTTTTGGCAACACGATCGGCAGGCCGGGAAATGACGCACCGCCCCTGAGTGAGCGTGTTGCGAAGGCGGTGGCGGACATCACCGATTCTCCTGCGGCCATATTGATGCTGCGCTCCGACGATGGCGCCCTGACTTTCGAGATGCAGTGGAACTGGGAAGGCGAACTGCCGGAGAATGCAGTCATCCCCCCGCCCTTGGCGCTTTTGATCGAATGCAGCGGGTGGATCATCGACATCGATCAGGGACCGACTCTGCAAGAAGCAGGTGAGATGCCCGATTGGATGCGGGCTGATAGCCGAGCCTGGGTACTGGTTCCGCTCATCCACTTCGGCCGGTTGATCGGCGCGATTCTGCTGGCGCGGCCTGCGATCGACCGGCGGCTGGATTGGGAAGATTTGGACATGCTGCGCACCGTGGGTCGTCAGGCGGCCAGCTATTTGAGCGAAGCGCAGGGGCAGCAGGCGTTGAATGATGCACAGCGGTTCGACGAGTTCAACCGCCGCTTCGCGTTCATCATGCACGACGTCAAGAATCTGGTGAGCCAGCTTTCACTTCTCGCCCGCAATGCCGAACGGCATGCCGAAAACCCTGATTTCCGGGCCGACATGGTGCTGACGTTGAAGGAGTCGGTGGGCAAGATGAACGATATGCTGGCTCGCCTGTCCCAGCATCACAAGGCGCGCACGGAAGAGCCACGGCCTATGTCGCTGGGTGAGGTGGCGAGCAAGATAGCAAACAGCCGGTCGCGTCAGCATGCGATCCGTCTTATCGGGGCGGCGCCCCTTGCTCTGGCTGATCCGGCACGGGTGGAACAGATCATCGTCCATCTGCTGCAGAATGCGATTGACGCGAGTGACGCCGGTCATCCGGTGGAAATTCGCCTTGGTGGCGATGAGCGAAGTGCCACCGTTGATGTGATCGACCAAGGGCGCGGTATGACCGCCGAATATATCCGCCGTGATCTGTTCAAGCCCTTTTCGTCCAGCAAGGCCGGTGGTTTCGGCATTGGCGCCTTCGAAGCACGAGCGCTGGCGCAGAGCATGGCTGGCAGCATCAAGGTGGAAAGCAAGCCGGGCGTCGGCAGCCGATTTACGCTGTGCCTGCCGCTGGCGTTGAGCCAAGAAACTAAGGGGGAGGCAGCCTGA